In one window of Reinekea forsetii DNA:
- a CDS encoding restriction endonuclease subunit S: MEQALYELPDGWEWHKLVNLTTKIGSGATPKGGEKAYKESGISLIRSLNVHDCRFKFKRLAFIDDDQAYALKNVVVKTGDILLNITGASIARSCIVPDEYLPARVNQHVAILRVKENIDNGFLNYLVVSPKFKANLLWQGAGGATRQALTKTMIEQLDIPLPLISEQKRIVEKLDALITLIDTAIEHLQESVKLADALYASQLSNVFSLGHEQWPSMELHQVAKVARGKSKHRPRNDKSLFGGDYPFIQTGDVRNAQKYISAYSATYSEKGLQQSKLWAKGTICLTIAANIGDVAILDMDACFPDSVVGISSSELSTEYLYYFLTTLQQYLDTQANAAAQKNINLKILSRIKLSVPTTEEQKVIVEKIKAMDTLSIELKKELNEKIQYLSELKESILNSAFKGEL, from the coding sequence ATGGAGCAGGCTTTATATGAATTGCCGGATGGTTGGGAGTGGCACAAGCTAGTTAACTTGACAACAAAAATTGGGAGTGGGGCTACTCCAAAAGGCGGTGAGAAAGCATACAAAGAAAGTGGTATTTCCCTCATAAGGAGCCTTAATGTGCATGACTGCCGGTTTAAATTTAAGAGGCTGGCATTTATTGACGATGATCAAGCTTATGCACTAAAGAATGTTGTTGTCAAAACGGGTGATATTTTACTTAATATAACCGGAGCATCAATTGCTCGTAGTTGTATTGTGCCTGATGAATACCTACCAGCTAGAGTTAATCAGCACGTAGCAATACTACGTGTTAAAGAGAATATTGATAATGGTTTTTTAAATTATTTAGTTGTCAGTCCAAAATTTAAAGCTAACTTATTGTGGCAGGGTGCTGGCGGTGCTACGCGGCAAGCTTTAACCAAAACAATGATTGAACAGCTTGATATTCCTTTGCCGCTGATCTCTGAACAAAAACGCATCGTCGAAAAACTCGATGCACTGATCACCCTCATCGACACCGCCATTGAGCATTTACAGGAAAGTGTTAAGTTGGCCGATGCATTGTATGCTAGTCAGCTAAGCAATGTATTTAGCTTAGGCCACGAACAATGGCCTTCGATGGAGTTACACCAAGTCGCTAAAGTTGCAAGGGGGAAGTCAAAGCACCGACCAAGGAATGACAAATCACTTTTTGGAGGAGATTACCCCTTTATACAAACGGGGGATGTTCGCAATGCTCAGAAGTACATTTCGGCTTACTCAGCCACATACAGTGAGAAAGGTTTGCAGCAAAGCAAATTATGGGCAAAGGGTACAATTTGCCTGACAATAGCAGCAAATATAGGGGATGTTGCTATTTTGGATATGGATGCTTGCTTTCCTGATAGCGTTGTTGGGATTTCATCCAGTGAGTTATCGACTGAATATCTTTATTACTTTCTGACTACGCTTCAACAGTATCTAGATACCCAAGCAAATGCAGCCGCCCAAAAGAACATTAATCTTAAAATCTTATCTAGGATCAAGCTTTCAGTTCCGACGACAGAAGAGCAAAAAGTGATTGTGGAAAAAATAAAGGCTATGGATACTTTATCAATTGAACTAAAAAAAGAGTTAAATGAAAAAATCCAATATTTAAGTGAACTTAAGGAATCAATACTCAATTCAGCCTTTAAAGGCGAACTCTAG
- a CDS encoding class I SAM-dependent DNA methyltransferase, protein MSLQQKIDRITDILRRDDGISGAMHYTEQTSWVLFLKFLDDYESEKEDEAVLSGKDYQPVLDKEHRWGNWACPKTSNGKLDITKVRTGDDLTDYVNNELFPYLKAFATITTADPKSFTYKIGGIFQYLDNKVASGHTLREVLDIIDTLNFQSSDEMFELSHVYEGLLQNMGDAGGYAGEFYTPRAVIRSIVNVIDPQPGQSIYDAAAGSCGFLVQAFEHLKAQKDKLNTDQWDFIQRDTFFGYEKTSLAYVMGMMNMILHGIESPNLYRGNTLTQNIRDIQEKDRYDIILANPPFGGKEKSQIQQNFPIQSNATELLFLQHFMKTLKVGGKAAIVVPEGVLFQTNSAFKQVKQELLENFNLHTILSLPAGVFLPYSGVKTNVLFFERSGGTSDVWYYECEPEQKLTKNKPITDGHLKEFVELYASRETTELSWTVPFSKLTEDYDLSAKNPAKQKDAEHLAPSDILKQIRTKEKLVSGLLDEIESLLVEK, encoded by the coding sequence ATGTCATTACAACAAAAAATAGACCGCATTACCGACATTCTCCGCCGTGACGATGGCATCAGTGGTGCCATGCACTATACCGAGCAAACCTCATGGGTATTGTTTCTTAAGTTTTTAGATGACTACGAATCAGAAAAAGAAGACGAAGCGGTATTGTCTGGCAAAGACTACCAGCCGGTATTGGATAAAGAACACCGCTGGGGAAATTGGGCCTGCCCCAAAACAAGTAACGGCAAGCTAGACATCACCAAAGTCCGTACAGGCGACGACCTTACCGATTATGTAAACAACGAGCTTTTCCCTTATTTGAAAGCCTTTGCCACCATTACCACCGCCGACCCTAAATCCTTTACCTATAAAATTGGGGGAATCTTTCAATACTTAGATAACAAGGTTGCCTCTGGTCATACACTGCGTGAGGTGCTGGATATTATCGACACCCTTAACTTTCAATCCAGCGATGAGATGTTTGAGCTGTCGCATGTGTATGAAGGCTTATTACAAAATATGGGGGATGCGGGTGGCTATGCCGGTGAGTTTTATACGCCCCGCGCGGTCATTCGCAGTATTGTAAACGTAATAGACCCACAGCCAGGGCAAAGTATTTATGATGCTGCTGCTGGTTCATGCGGGTTTTTAGTACAAGCCTTTGAACACCTAAAAGCCCAAAAAGATAAGCTAAACACCGACCAATGGGATTTTATTCAGCGCGATACCTTTTTTGGTTATGAGAAAACGTCATTGGCCTATGTGATGGGTATGATGAATATGATTTTGCACGGTATCGAGTCACCTAACCTGTACCGTGGCAATACTCTCACACAAAACATCCGCGATATTCAGGAAAAAGACCGTTACGACATTATTCTGGCTAATCCGCCTTTTGGAGGTAAAGAAAAATCACAAATCCAACAAAATTTTCCCATTCAAAGTAACGCTACTGAATTGCTGTTTTTACAGCACTTTATGAAAACCTTAAAAGTGGGTGGTAAAGCAGCGATAGTCGTGCCAGAAGGCGTGCTGTTCCAAACCAATAGCGCCTTTAAACAAGTGAAACAGGAATTGTTAGAAAACTTTAACCTGCATACCATTTTAAGCCTGCCTGCTGGGGTGTTTTTGCCGTACTCGGGTGTTAAAACCAATGTGCTATTTTTTGAGCGTAGTGGTGGCACCAGTGATGTGTGGTATTACGAATGCGAGCCAGAGCAAAAACTCACCAAAAATAAGCCGATTACCGATGGGCATTTAAAAGAATTTGTTGAATTGTATGCAAGTCGTGAAACCACCGAACTGTCATGGACAGTGCCTTTCAGCAAGCTAACAGAAGATTATGACCTGTCCGCCAAAAATCCTGCCAAACAGAAGGATGCCGAGCATTTAGCACCCAGCGATATTCTTAAACAGATCCGTACTAAGGAAAAGTTGGTGTCAGGCCTGTTGGATGAAATTGAAAGCCTGTTGGTGGAGAAGTAG
- a CDS encoding AAA family ATPase, producing MEIALAPNQLCTDRQTLTVDKVATLIGENGCGKSTILHSIFNSRITGSEEENGRLICFTSGQNENFSGIFSNRINRLRKTNDISDIDFGCLYFTKRDVRSLVFLATTFVPQGLVRSFLGKKEYIKIEDDLDKISTFSIPLEIPINYLKTIKSDEEKEALNFDHPSIRKRPFNQRLESFIDSASELDTFETILEKGKGIKSQNISFTSKAFFNCFDGSKLDATKFLVEGAYNGYFLDADGSQLRFNEGLEFEELSDGEYQMLFLYSLIDLFDSENTLFLLDEADSHLHYTNVKKLWRTLKGAKGQTITTSHLLESISATGINNIHLISKGRITDEDKFSALTKRLDQLGYVQKAQFKVCSLIENIVLIDDPDDWVIFKMLAERKLERPLPRLNDIQAIKKESNYEQHTCGFGKSKIAWADAFSIRSSEWDIQTKNIFLICDRDNLPVTSIDVANGVSVNGENAQPSSWSGQANPKVHLLSWRHREIENYLLSHTALIVHNQLPQINDQLGVEYQLDANVASDSEPVRRLDVKEVIKPIIKPVEGLCLESLQEYINLIPPSEISEDITNMYNFIIGKL from the coding sequence ATGGAAATTGCATTAGCACCCAATCAACTCTGCACAGATCGGCAAACACTAACTGTTGATAAAGTTGCGACTCTTATTGGAGAAAATGGTTGTGGTAAATCTACAATTTTACATTCTATTTTCAACTCAAGAATCACTGGGTCAGAAGAAGAAAATGGCCGGTTAATATGTTTCACCTCAGGCCAAAATGAAAATTTTTCGGGGATTTTTTCTAATAGAATAAACAGATTGAGAAAAACAAATGACATTAGTGATATTGATTTTGGCTGTTTATATTTTACCAAACGAGATGTGCGTTCATTAGTTTTTCTGGCCACGACATTTGTCCCTCAAGGCTTAGTAAGGTCATTCCTTGGAAAAAAGGAGTATATAAAAATTGAAGATGATTTAGACAAAATATCAACTTTCTCTATTCCGTTAGAAATACCAATAAATTATCTTAAAACGATTAAGTCGGATGAAGAAAAAGAGGCTCTGAATTTTGACCACCCTTCAATTAGGAAGAGGCCATTTAATCAGCGCCTTGAGTCATTTATTGACAGTGCTAGCGAGCTAGATACTTTTGAGACAATCCTTGAGAAAGGAAAAGGGATAAAAAGTCAAAATATATCCTTCACATCAAAGGCCTTTTTTAATTGTTTCGATGGGTCAAAGTTAGACGCGACAAAATTTCTAGTCGAAGGAGCCTATAACGGCTATTTTCTTGATGCTGATGGCTCACAGTTAAGGTTTAACGAAGGCCTAGAGTTTGAAGAGTTGAGCGATGGTGAATACCAAATGTTATTCCTCTACTCATTGATTGATTTATTCGACTCCGAAAATACATTGTTTCTATTAGATGAGGCGGACTCCCACCTTCATTACACGAATGTTAAAAAACTATGGCGAACATTAAAGGGGGCCAAAGGCCAAACAATAACAACATCTCATCTTCTAGAATCGATTTCAGCAACAGGTATAAACAACATTCATCTTATTTCCAAAGGTAGAATTACAGATGAGGATAAATTTTCAGCACTGACAAAGCGTTTAGATCAATTAGGCTATGTCCAAAAAGCGCAATTTAAAGTTTGCTCTCTTATTGAGAATATTGTGCTTATAGACGACCCTGATGACTGGGTTATTTTCAAGATGCTTGCTGAAAGGAAGCTAGAGCGGCCGCTTCCAAGATTGAACGATATACAAGCTATTAAGAAAGAATCAAATTACGAGCAACATACCTGTGGTTTTGGTAAAAGTAAAATTGCATGGGCGGATGCTTTTTCAATACGATCCTCGGAATGGGATATTCAAACAAAAAATATTTTTCTTATCTGCGATAGGGATAACTTGCCTGTCACTAGTATCGATGTAGCCAATGGAGTCTCAGTTAATGGGGAAAATGCGCAACCAAGTAGTTGGTCAGGCCAAGCCAACCCAAAAGTACATTTGCTCTCTTGGCGACACCGTGAAATTGAAAATTATCTTCTTAGCCATACTGCGCTAATCGTACATAATCAATTACCTCAAATTAATGATCAGCTAGGAGTTGAGTATCAGTTAGATGCAAACGTGGCTTCCGATTCTGAGCCTGTGAGACGTCTTGATGTGAAGGAAGTTATTAAACCTATTATCAAACCAGTAGAAGGTTTATGCCTTGAATCACTACAAGAATATATCAACCTAATCCCACCCTCAGAAATCAGCGAAGACATCACTAATATGTACAACTTTATTATCGGAAAACTTTAA
- the hsdR gene encoding EcoAI/FtnUII family type I restriction enzme subunit R, producing MVSEADTRANYIDPALKAANWQSSNIIREHYFTDGRKLAGGTRGRRCFVDYLLHKDNRYLAVVEAKKEDEHPTKGLQQAIDYAKKLNVRFVYSSNGKATYEFDLETGKGDYIEFYPTPAELEQRFESTTTDLGQQLRNIPFHLEGAMQPRYYQELAVHAATDAIGQSKPRILLTLATGTGKTFIAFQIVHKLFQARWNRAQPGSRRPRILFLADRNILADQAINTFNPYEKDLIKINGEEVRSRNGVVPTNAHIFFAIYQAIAERENIDGYYKAYPEDFFDLILIDECHRGAANEAGSWRAILDHFTSAVHLGLTATPKRTDNVDTYDYFGQPAFEYSLKEGINDGFLTPYRVKRVRTNLDELVLTKDDQVVEGESSQDIYQVEDYDKKIVVDERTELVAKTILNNMHRMDKTIVFCENQNHALTMRDMINKHKTVTDPHYCVRVTSDEGKIGRELLEKFQDNDKDIPTILTSSQMLTTGVDARNVRNIVLDRSIGSMVEFKQIIGRGTRVFEGKDYFTIIDFRGATNKFYDQDWDGEPEAPEPGGTSEPTPPPYTSNPPVTDDPPMGDPGEPLPRLKIKLGKHRELKVIDIETRYIDENGKPLTLQEFVERLLQQLPGLFKSVEELRDIWSDPDQRETLLNKLVQAGFDKEQLTVLRRMFEAEECDVFDLLAFLAFEQPMSTRHYRAEAVRNNQDFFGQYQQDKAQNFLRFVLNRYEQTGVTELSRERLPALIELSGLGTTKDASQAFGGKPAHLLAAFKQLQHQLYHMA from the coding sequence GTGGTTTCAGAGGCCGACACCAGAGCAAATTACATAGATCCAGCTTTAAAGGCAGCCAACTGGCAGTCAAGTAACATCATTCGTGAACACTATTTCACGGATGGTCGAAAACTTGCCGGTGGAACCCGAGGCCGTCGCTGCTTTGTTGATTACCTATTACATAAAGACAATCGTTACTTAGCTGTCGTCGAAGCTAAAAAAGAAGATGAGCACCCCACTAAAGGGCTTCAACAAGCTATAGATTACGCTAAAAAACTCAACGTACGCTTCGTTTATTCTAGCAATGGCAAAGCAACCTATGAGTTTGATCTGGAAACAGGCAAAGGCGATTATATTGAGTTTTACCCTACACCGGCAGAACTTGAACAACGTTTTGAAAGCACCACAACTGATTTAGGGCAGCAACTACGCAATATACCCTTTCACTTAGAAGGTGCAATGCAGCCACGGTATTATCAGGAACTGGCGGTACACGCTGCAACCGATGCCATTGGTCAGAGTAAACCACGCATATTACTCACGCTTGCTACAGGCACCGGTAAAACCTTTATCGCCTTTCAGATAGTACATAAACTCTTTCAAGCTCGCTGGAATAGAGCTCAACCAGGTAGTCGCCGCCCTCGCATACTCTTTTTGGCAGACCGTAACATTCTGGCAGATCAAGCAATTAACACCTTCAACCCTTACGAAAAAGATCTTATTAAAATCAATGGTGAGGAGGTTCGAAGCCGTAATGGCGTTGTACCCACTAACGCTCATATATTTTTTGCCATCTATCAGGCTATTGCTGAACGAGAAAATATCGATGGCTATTACAAAGCATACCCAGAGGACTTTTTTGATTTAATTCTTATCGACGAGTGTCACCGAGGTGCTGCGAATGAGGCTGGCTCATGGCGTGCAATATTGGATCACTTTACCAGTGCCGTACACCTTGGCTTAACAGCAACGCCCAAGCGCACAGATAACGTAGATACTTATGATTATTTTGGCCAGCCTGCTTTTGAATACTCGTTGAAAGAGGGCATTAATGATGGTTTTTTAACGCCTTACCGAGTAAAGCGGGTACGTACCAATTTGGATGAACTGGTACTGACAAAAGACGATCAGGTTGTTGAGGGAGAATCGAGTCAGGACATCTACCAAGTGGAAGATTACGACAAAAAAATCGTCGTGGATGAACGAACCGAACTGGTCGCCAAAACCATTCTGAACAATATGCACCGAATGGATAAAACCATTGTTTTTTGTGAAAACCAAAATCATGCGCTCACCATGCGCGACATGATTAACAAACATAAAACGGTAACCGATCCTCACTACTGCGTTCGGGTTACAAGCGATGAAGGTAAGATTGGCCGAGAGCTGCTAGAGAAATTTCAAGATAACGACAAAGATATCCCCACTATTTTGACTTCATCACAAATGCTAACCACAGGAGTAGATGCCCGTAATGTTCGTAATATCGTACTCGACAGAAGCATTGGCTCTATGGTGGAGTTTAAACAGATAATTGGCCGTGGTACCCGTGTATTTGAAGGTAAGGATTATTTCACCATTATTGACTTTCGTGGTGCGACCAATAAATTCTACGATCAAGATTGGGATGGCGAGCCGGAAGCACCGGAACCGGGTGGCACCAGCGAACCAACCCCACCACCTTATACATCAAATCCACCTGTTACTGATGATCCGCCCATGGGTGATCCCGGTGAGCCATTGCCTCGCCTAAAGATAAAACTAGGCAAGCACAGGGAACTCAAAGTTATTGATATAGAAACTCGCTATATTGATGAAAACGGCAAGCCACTTACCCTGCAAGAGTTTGTAGAACGCCTGCTGCAACAACTACCTGGGCTATTTAAGTCAGTTGAGGAGCTAAGAGATATTTGGTCAGATCCTGATCAACGAGAGACGTTACTCAATAAATTGGTGCAGGCTGGCTTTGATAAAGAACAGTTAACCGTGTTACGTCGTATGTTCGAAGCCGAAGAGTGCGATGTATTCGACCTGCTCGCCTTTCTTGCCTTTGAGCAACCCATGTCCACAAGGCACTACCGAGCAGAAGCTGTTCGTAATAATCAAGATTTTTTTGGTCAATATCAGCAAGATAAAGCACAAAACTTTTTACGTTTCGTACTCAATCGCTATGAGCAGACAGGGGTAACGGAGTTATCCCGTGAGCGCCTGCCAGCACTGATTGAGCTGTCAGGTTTGGGCACCACTAAAGATGCTTCACAAGCCTTTGGCGGTAAGCCAGCACATTTGCTTGCGGCATTTAAACAGTTGCAACATCAGCTTTATCATATGGCGTAA
- a CDS encoding ATP-binding protein: MAKSLFPRVIAPLLLEALSDTPVVCLLGPRQVGKTTLAREYCPNYSYISFDDSTLLNTAQQDPTGFIQGLPEQVILDEVQRAPELLPAIKAAVDQRRTPGRFLLTGSANLLLLPKVQESLAGRVEVLNLFPLTEQEKHRNENSLLSSLISGKIAPQIIGEQSVIEGVAEAVCQGGYPEPNTRSAARARQWHRQYLNAIIQRDVKDIAAIRDEDEMLALMEMLAYRTGTLLNVSSMANELKMTRETTEKYLSILERLFLVRRLSAWHRNQSKRLVKTPKVHVIDSGLATTLSGLKTDDWNNHKSNFGPVLESFVVQQLICQASWIGSDFKFSHYRDKDQVEVDLVIERGQQLWGVEVKKAASINPKDSAGLARLAAQAGKRFQGGILLYCGNNTLPLTQDNCYAVPMNTLWQ; the protein is encoded by the coding sequence ATGGCTAAATCATTATTCCCAAGAGTTATCGCCCCACTGCTGCTGGAAGCACTAAGCGATACTCCAGTCGTTTGTTTATTAGGGCCTCGCCAGGTGGGTAAAACCACATTAGCCAGGGAATACTGCCCTAATTATTCCTACATCAGCTTTGACGACAGCACACTCCTGAACACTGCGCAACAAGACCCTACGGGGTTTATTCAGGGCTTGCCAGAACAAGTGATTTTAGATGAGGTGCAGCGAGCACCTGAATTATTACCAGCGATCAAGGCTGCTGTTGATCAGCGCAGAACACCTGGTCGCTTTCTGCTGACAGGTTCGGCGAATCTGTTGCTATTACCAAAGGTGCAAGAATCCCTGGCAGGGAGAGTTGAAGTATTAAACCTGTTTCCATTAACGGAACAAGAGAAGCACCGCAATGAAAACTCCCTGCTTAGCTCCTTGATTAGCGGAAAAATAGCTCCGCAAATCATTGGAGAGCAGAGTGTTATTGAGGGTGTCGCTGAAGCTGTATGCCAGGGTGGCTACCCAGAACCGAATACTCGCTCGGCTGCCAGAGCCAGACAATGGCATCGGCAATATCTGAATGCCATTATTCAGCGCGATGTTAAAGATATTGCGGCCATTCGGGATGAAGATGAAATGCTCGCCTTGATGGAAATGCTGGCCTACCGGACAGGCACTTTACTCAATGTCAGTAGCATGGCTAATGAGTTAAAAATGACCCGGGAGACCACTGAAAAATACTTGAGCATACTTGAGCGCCTGTTTTTAGTGCGCAGACTTTCCGCCTGGCATCGTAACCAGTCCAAACGATTGGTGAAGACACCCAAAGTACACGTTATTGATTCCGGCCTTGCGACGACACTCAGCGGGTTAAAAACCGACGATTGGAATAACCATAAAAGCAATTTTGGCCCTGTATTAGAAAGTTTTGTCGTTCAGCAGCTTATTTGTCAGGCCAGCTGGATAGGCAGTGATTTTAAATTCAGCCATTACCGCGATAAAGACCAGGTAGAAGTTGACCTGGTGATAGAACGTGGCCAACAGCTTTGGGGAGTAGAAGTAAAAAAAGCAGCCAGTATCAACCCAAAAGACAGTGCAGGTCTGGCCCGTTTGGCCGCTCAGGCAGGTAAGCGCTTTCAGGGTGGCATCTTACTCTATTGTGGCAATAACACCTTGCCGCTGACTCAAGACAATTGTTATGCGGTACCGATGAATACACTCTGGCAATAG
- a CDS encoding tyrosine-type recombinase/integrase, whose product MALTAMEVKRLTCPEGQKQIKKSDGNGLYLLVKASGSKLWRLRYRYAGKHQELALGQYPTIPLLEARNLAAQARALLVQGINPTAERRSRKRETVAVERTFKIIALAWWEQQESSWSSDHAKKVKRWIEQELKSIGKLSVDAVDQGHITEVMLSIEKGGHPRKAPVILSVINRIFGYALAHRFTRNNPAQGLPLSDILKPMPKVEHRAEITRSKDLGQLIRDIDNSDLGSYCTAEALKLIPRLFLRPGEIRNLRWDYIDFDQKILVIPAEDMKRGREHLVPLADQVIEHLQAVQEITGYSSYVFPNERDSGKPLSKNVMTNLLRKLGYSADVMSAHGFRATASTILHEQGWKPEVIEAQLAHLTGTATSRAYNRSIYLSERTTMMQIWADYLEAVRDGADVVSIGAK is encoded by the coding sequence GTGGCGTTAACAGCAATGGAAGTGAAGCGTTTGACCTGCCCTGAAGGTCAGAAGCAAATTAAGAAAAGTGACGGTAACGGCTTGTATTTACTGGTAAAAGCCAGTGGGTCGAAGTTGTGGCGACTACGTTATCGGTACGCTGGGAAGCACCAGGAACTGGCTTTAGGTCAGTACCCCACGATACCCCTACTTGAAGCTCGAAACCTGGCTGCCCAGGCCCGTGCTCTACTGGTACAGGGTATTAACCCTACAGCAGAACGGCGCTCCAGAAAGCGTGAAACTGTCGCAGTAGAGCGAACATTCAAAATCATTGCATTAGCCTGGTGGGAGCAGCAAGAGTCCTCGTGGTCTTCTGATCACGCAAAGAAGGTAAAACGATGGATCGAGCAAGAGTTGAAGTCTATCGGTAAGCTGTCGGTTGATGCTGTCGATCAAGGGCATATTACGGAAGTGATGCTGTCAATTGAGAAAGGAGGTCATCCTCGCAAAGCTCCCGTTATACTCTCGGTGATCAATCGTATTTTCGGTTATGCACTGGCTCACCGGTTTACACGTAATAATCCAGCTCAAGGTTTACCCCTTAGCGATATTCTTAAACCCATGCCGAAGGTTGAACATCGTGCGGAAATTACTCGATCTAAGGATTTAGGTCAATTAATCCGTGATATCGATAATTCAGACTTAGGCAGCTACTGCACTGCTGAGGCGTTGAAGCTCATTCCCAGGTTATTCCTGAGACCTGGAGAAATTAGAAACCTTCGGTGGGATTACATCGACTTCGATCAAAAGATACTAGTCATTCCTGCTGAAGATATGAAGCGCGGTAGGGAACATCTGGTTCCCCTGGCTGATCAAGTCATCGAGCACTTACAGGCGGTTCAAGAGATAACAGGTTATTCATCGTATGTATTCCCAAATGAGCGCGATTCTGGCAAGCCACTATCTAAAAACGTCATGACCAACCTGCTGAGAAAACTCGGCTATTCTGCTGATGTGATGTCGGCTCATGGGTTCAGAGCTACGGCATCCACTATCTTACATGAGCAGGGCTGGAAACCAGAGGTCATTGAAGCTCAGTTGGCTCATCTAACGGGCACAGCCACTTCTAGAGCCTATAACCGGTCGATCTATTTATCTGAGAGAACCACAATGATGCAGATCTGGGCTGACTATCTCGAAGCGGTGCGTGATGGTGCTGATGTGGTGTCAATAGGAGCGAAGTAG